From a single Serratia surfactantfaciens genomic region:
- a CDS encoding SDR family NAD(P)-dependent oxidoreductase codes for MNRVVVITGGGTGVGAACARLLAAQGDRVFIIGRRPEPLAALAHEIGAQALVGDAASGESWNHTLLPAILRDAGRIDCLIGSAGGMGFKRITEMTDEQWQGAMDSNLNSAFASARACLPELIKSGGNLLFVASIASLAAGPEVCGYVTAKHALIGLMRSIARDYGPLGVRANAVCPGWVTTPMADEEMQLLMDAHQISLEQAYQMVCRDVPLRRPASAEEIARVCRFLCSSEASIITGAALVADGGSTIVDVPTLAFTSL; via the coding sequence ATGAATAGAGTGGTTGTGATTACCGGCGGCGGCACCGGCGTCGGCGCCGCCTGCGCCCGTCTGCTGGCGGCGCAGGGCGATCGGGTGTTCATCATCGGCCGCCGCCCGGAACCGCTGGCGGCGCTGGCGCATGAGATCGGCGCGCAGGCGCTGGTGGGCGACGCCGCCAGCGGCGAGAGCTGGAACCACACGCTGCTGCCGGCCATTCTGCGCGACGCCGGGCGCATCGACTGCCTGATCGGCAGCGCCGGTGGCATGGGCTTCAAGCGCATTACCGAGATGACCGACGAGCAGTGGCAAGGGGCGATGGACAGCAACCTCAACAGCGCTTTCGCCAGCGCGCGCGCCTGCTTGCCGGAGCTGATCAAGAGCGGCGGCAACCTGCTGTTTGTCGCCTCGATCGCCTCGCTGGCCGCCGGGCCGGAGGTCTGCGGTTACGTCACCGCCAAGCACGCGCTGATCGGACTGATGCGCTCCATCGCCCGCGACTATGGCCCGCTGGGCGTGCGCGCCAACGCGGTGTGTCCCGGCTGGGTGACCACGCCGATGGCGGACGAAGAGATGCAGCTGCTGATGGACGCCCATCAGATTTCGCTGGAGCAGGCTTACCAGATGGTCTGCCGCGATGTGCCGCTGCGCCGGCCGGCCAGCGCCGAGGAGATCGCCCGCGTCTGCCGTTTCCTCTGTTCCAGCGAGGCTTCAATCATTACCGGCGCGGCGCTGGTGGCCGACGGCGGCTCCACCATCGTCGATGTGCCGACATTGGCTTTCACTTCCCTGTAA
- a CDS encoding molybdenum cofactor biosynthesis F family protein translates to MSSEAVFIQVGALAEGFAPHSNTLERQHGLAGTTLTLRFRDGATQRCRFTDEQTLEWGERRGVAYRATSIRPGVLFIDFLDPARANASITLVCDRNQGNFTAVYGQLPDEAQARLDAFSRVEQGLPLTAVEAEFRFGTLDDADVAPPGFTDELIGMRNMYTYSPTERYEHIYLNDNFYAWQCLDGVEKGLADVDRCHYVKVAEQLYLFVWREKIIPTLGVVVIDLQGMRTDGKILGYQGSDFSALSNFAVGAHAQVLNTTRHPRG, encoded by the coding sequence ATGAGTTCAGAAGCGGTATTCATTCAGGTTGGCGCGCTGGCGGAAGGCTTTGCGCCGCACAGCAATACGCTGGAACGCCAGCACGGCCTGGCGGGCACCACGCTGACGCTGCGCTTTCGCGACGGTGCGACACAGCGCTGCCGGTTCACCGACGAGCAGACGCTGGAGTGGGGAGAGCGGCGCGGCGTCGCCTATCGCGCCACCAGCATTCGCCCCGGCGTGCTGTTCATCGATTTTCTCGACCCCGCACGCGCCAACGCCAGCATTACGCTGGTGTGCGACCGCAATCAGGGCAACTTCACCGCGGTGTACGGCCAACTGCCGGACGAAGCGCAGGCGCGGCTCGACGCCTTCAGCCGGGTGGAACAGGGGCTGCCGCTGACCGCGGTCGAGGCCGAATTCCGCTTCGGCACGCTGGATGACGCCGACGTGGCGCCGCCGGGTTTTACCGATGAGCTGATCGGCATGCGCAATATGTACACCTACAGCCCGACCGAACGCTACGAGCATATCTACCTGAACGACAACTTCTACGCCTGGCAGTGTCTGGACGGGGTGGAGAAAGGGCTGGCGGACGTCGATCGCTGTCACTACGTGAAGGTGGCGGAGCAGCTTTATCTGTTCGTCTGGCGCGAGAAGATCATTCCGACGCTGGGCGTGGTGGTGATCGATCTGCAAGGCATGCGCACCGACGGCAAGATCCTCGGCTATCAGGGCAGCGATTTCAGCGCGCTGAGCAACTTTGCGGTCGGCGCCCACGCGCAGGTGCTGAACACCACGCGCCACCCGCGAGGATAG
- a CDS encoding SDR family oxidoreductase, with protein sequence MNATYAADAFAGQAVLVTGGAQGIGLAIVSAFARLGAEVTIADVQLPQAQAAAQALRDEGLSVQALACDLAEPGQIAEGVAAVGERHQRLDVVIHNAAYFPLTPFAAIDAALLQRTLSVNLMAPFFLAQAALPWMRRSGGGSLLVTSSVTGPRVAYPGLAHYAASKAGVNGFIRAAALELAAEKIRVNGVEPGMIRTPAMANLGDAQVNQAIAAAVPLGRLGEPEDIAAAMVFLASPAAAYITGQTLVVDGGALLPETNSPLA encoded by the coding sequence ATGAACGCAACCTATGCGGCCGACGCCTTCGCGGGGCAGGCGGTGCTGGTGACCGGCGGCGCTCAGGGCATTGGGCTGGCGATCGTCAGCGCCTTCGCCCGGTTGGGCGCCGAGGTGACGATCGCGGACGTGCAGCTGCCGCAGGCACAGGCGGCGGCGCAAGCGCTGCGGGACGAAGGGTTGAGCGTGCAGGCGCTGGCCTGCGATCTGGCCGAGCCGGGGCAGATCGCCGAGGGGGTGGCGGCGGTGGGCGAGCGGCATCAACGGCTGGATGTGGTGATCCACAACGCCGCTTACTTTCCGCTGACGCCGTTCGCCGCCATCGACGCGGCCCTGCTGCAACGCACGCTGAGCGTCAATCTGATGGCGCCGTTCTTTCTGGCGCAGGCAGCGCTGCCGTGGATGCGCCGCTCCGGCGGCGGCAGTCTGCTGGTGACCTCGTCGGTGACCGGCCCGCGGGTGGCCTACCCGGGGCTGGCGCACTACGCCGCTTCCAAGGCCGGGGTGAACGGGTTTATTCGCGCGGCGGCGCTGGAGCTGGCGGCGGAGAAAATTCGCGTCAACGGCGTGGAGCCGGGGATGATCCGCACGCCGGCGATGGCCAACCTGGGCGACGCGCAGGTGAATCAGGCGATCGCCGCTGCGGTGCCGCTCGGGCGGCTGGGTGAACCGGAAGACATCGCCGCGGCGATGGTGTTTCTCGCCTCGCCGGCGGCGGCCTATATCACCGGCCAGACGCTGGTGGTGGACGGCGGCGCGCTGTTGCCGGAAACGAATTCTCCGCTTGCTTGA
- the hpaR gene encoding homoprotocatechuate degradation operon regulator HpaR — protein sequence MHESLTIALLQARETAMGFFRPILKSHNLTEQQWRIIRVLANSRSIEFHELAAETCILRPSLTGILSRMERDKLIFRLKPVNDQRKLYVSLTQQGQDLYEVARHQVEQGYAEIEAAFSRQKMDQLMTLLDELITLGDSLPANVTAHPAKQ from the coding sequence ATGCATGAATCGTTAACCATCGCCCTGCTGCAGGCGCGTGAAACCGCCATGGGGTTCTTCCGCCCGATCCTGAAAAGCCACAATCTCACCGAGCAGCAGTGGCGCATCATCCGCGTGCTGGCCAACAGCCGTTCGATCGAATTCCACGAGCTGGCGGCGGAAACCTGTATCCTGCGCCCCAGCCTGACCGGCATTCTGTCGCGCATGGAGCGCGACAAGCTGATCTTCCGCCTGAAACCCGTCAACGATCAGCGCAAGCTGTACGTGTCGCTGACCCAACAGGGTCAGGATCTGTATGAAGTGGCGCGCCACCAAGTGGAACAGGGCTACGCCGAGATTGAAGCCGCCTTTTCGCGGCAGAAAATGGACCAGTTGATGACGTTGCTGGACGAGCTGATCACCCTGGGCGACAGCCTGCCCGCCAACGTCACCGCGCATCCTGCCAAGCAGTGA